The proteins below are encoded in one region of Mus caroli chromosome 10, CAROLI_EIJ_v1.1, whole genome shotgun sequence:
- the LOC110303013 gene encoding olfactory receptor 6C75: MPLEAESIMRNSTAVTDFILLGLTDDPLWQIVVFTFLLATYMLSVTGNLIIIILTLSDVHLMTPMYFFLRNFSLLEISFTSVCIPRFLVTIVTGDKTISYNGCVAQLFFFIFLGVTEFYLLAAMSYDRYVAICKPLHYTTIMNNRVCILLVFSSWFAGFMIIFPPIILLLQLDFCASNIIDHFICDSSPILQLSCSNTHFLELMAFLLAVVTLMVTLTLIILSYTNIIRTILRIPSTNQRKKAFSTCSSHMIVVSLSYGSCIFMYIKPSARERVTLSKGVAVLNTSVAPLLNPFIYTLRNQQVKQAFKNMIQRIFFSSKKLP; encoded by the coding sequence ATGCCTTTAGAAGCAGAGAGTATTATGAGAAATTCCACAGCAGTGACAGATTTTATTCTTCTTGGACTGACAGATGATCCACTGTGGCAGATTGTGGTTTTCACATTTCTTCTTGCTACCTACATGCTAAGTGTGACTGGGAACCTCATCATTATCATCCTCACCCTCTCAGATGTCCATCTGATGAcacccatgtatttcttccttcGAAATTTCTCACTCCTAGAAATATCATTCACATCTGTCTGCATTCCCAGATTCCTTGTCACTATTGTGACAGGAGACAAAACTATTTCCTACAATGGTTGCGTGGCTCagctattctttttcattttcttgggaGTGACAGAATTTTACCTTCTCGCTGCCATGTCTTATGACCgttatgtggccatctgcaaacCTCTACACTACACAACAATCATGAACAACCGTGTGTGCATTCTTCTTGTCTTTAGCTCATGGTTTGCAGGATTCATGATTATCTTTCCACCAATTATCCTTCTGTTACAGTTAGACTTCTGTGCCTCCAACATAATTGACCACTTTATCTGTGATTCTTCTCCAATTTTGCAGCTTTCTTGCTCAAACACTCACTTTCTCGAACTCATGGCATTTTTATTAGCTGTCGTAACACTCATGGTCACCTTGACATTAATTATTCTTTCCTACACAAATATTATTCGGACAATTCTGAGAATTCCTTCtacaaatcagagaaaaaagGCCTTTTCAACTTGTTCCTCCCATATGATAGTTGTCTCCCTCTCTTATGGCAGCTGCATCTTCATGTACATTAAGCCTTCAGCAAGGGAGAGGGTGACTTTAAGCAAAGGAGTAGCTGTGCTCAACACTTCTGTGGCTCCTCTCCTGAACCCCTTCATCTATACACTGAGGAACCAGCAAGTGAAGCAAGCCTTCAAAAACATGATCCAGAGAATcttcttttcttcaaagaaattaCCATGA